A single window of Nicotiana sylvestris chromosome 5, ASM39365v2, whole genome shotgun sequence DNA harbors:
- the LOC138868880 gene encoding uncharacterized protein — MKPPVFTGSKKDEDPQNFIDEVQKIFRVMHVIDTEAAELAAYQLKDVANMWYETWEESRGEDADPATWKDFADAFLEHFLPIEVLEAKALEFQRLRQNDMSVNEYYLKFVSLAKYAPEMVREMRARVRRFVLGLSDDLFADANIAAQSNDMTITKMIAFVQGNEDRLKEEERLRREKEREFSKRAKSAGNFNHGGS, encoded by the coding sequence ATGAAACCTCCCGTCTTTACAGGGTCTAAAAAGGATGAGGATCCGCAAAACTTCATTGATGAGGTTCAGAAGATATTTCGAGTGATGCATGTTATAGACACTGAGGCAGCAGAGCTTGCTGCGTACCAGCTAAAGGATGTTGCCAACATGTGGTATGAAACATGGGAAGAGTCCCGAGGGGAGGATGCAGATCCTGCGACTTGGAAGGATTTTGCAGATGCGTTCCTTGAGCACTTTCTACCCATTGAGGTCTTGGAAGCTAAGGCTTTGGAGTTTCAGAGACTCAGACAGAATGATATGAGTGTGAATGAGTACTACCTCAAGTTCGTCTCTCTGGCCAAGTATGCTCCAGAAATGGTACGTGAAATGAGGGCCAGAGTTAGGCGGTTTGTGTTGGGGCTTTCAGATGATTTGTTTGCTGATGCTAATATAGCTGCTCAGAGTAATGACATGACCATCACTAAGATGATTGCCTTTGTTCAAGGGAACGAAGATAGGTTGAAGGAAGAAGAGCGGCTACGGAGAGAGAAGGAGAGGGAATTCAGCAAGAGAGCTAAGTCTGCAGGAAATTTCAATCATGGGGGATCTTAA
- the LOC138868881 gene encoding uncharacterized protein — MLTIFTFDVYAIIDPGSTLSYVTPYIAKKFGIEPEKLCEPFEVSTPVGESVIERCIYKGCPVKVHHRLTIADLVELEMLNFDVIMGMDWLESCYAKVGCRTKIVSFEFPGEPVLEWKGDAVAPRGRFISYLKAIKMISNGYIYHLVRVKDADAQIPTLQSVPIVNEFPGVFPEDLPGIPPDREINFGIDLLPGTKPISIPPYRMAPTELKELKVQLKDLLDKGFIRPSVSPWGAPVLFV, encoded by the coding sequence ATGCTAACAATATTCACTTTTGATGTCTATGCTATTATAGATCCAGGATCCACCCTATCTTATGTTACCCCATATATTGCGAAGAaatttgggatagaaccagaAAAGTTGTGTGAACCCTTTGAAGTGTCCACTCCAGTTGGAGAATCAGTTATAGAAAGATGTATCTATAAGGGATGTCCAGTTAAAGTGCATCATCGTCTTACTATAGCAGACTTAGTAGAATTGGAGATGTTAAACTTCGATGTGAtcatgggcatggattggttagagTCATGTTATGCCAAAGTGGGTTGTAGAACCAAAATAGTAAGTTTTGAATTTCCCGGTGAACCAGTCTTAGAATGGAAGGGTGATGCAGTAGCGCCTaggggtaggtttatttcctatcttaaagcCATAAAGATGATCTCCAATGGATATATCTATCACCTGGTTCGAGTTAAGGATGCAGATGCTCAGATCCCCACTCTCCAGTCGGTACCAATTGTAAATGAGTTTCCAGGAGTGTTTCCCGAAGATCTCCCTGGAATTCCTCCCGATAGAGAGATTAACTTTGGAATTGATCTACTTCCAGGCACTAAGCCAATATCTATTCCGCCTTATAGAATGGCTCcgacagagttgaaagagttaaaagtCCAGTTGAAAGACCTTCTAGATAAGGGATTTATAAGGccaagtgtctcaccttggggcgcaccggtcttgtttgtctga
- the LOC138868882 gene encoding uncharacterized protein: protein MEKVNLIQRHLKMAQSRQKSYSDVRRRDLEFQVDDWVFLKVSPMKGVMRFGKKGKLSPRYIVPYRILRRIGHVAYELELPQELAVVHPVFHVSMLKKVMGDPSLVVPTEIIGVKDNLSYEEIPVAILDRQIRKLRTKKIASVKVLWRNQKVEEATWEAEEDMKSRYPHLFEEQKENVEGN from the coding sequence atggagaaagtcaattTGATACAAAGGCATTTGAAAATGGCTCAAAgtcgccaaaagtcctattcggacGTACGACGTAgagacttagagttccaagttgatgattgggtgtttctaaaGGTATCGcccatgaaaggcgttatgagatttgggaagaaggggaaactTAGCCCCCGCTATATTGTTCCATATAGAATCCTGCGAAGGATCGGACATgtggcttatgagttagaattgccacaaGAACTAGCTGTTgtacacccagtgtttcatgtgtccatgttgaagAAAGTCATGGGAGACCCGTCACTTGTGGTTCCTACGGAGATTATAGGGGTTAAGGACAACCTGTCTTATGAGGAAATTCCAGTGGCTATTCTTgatcgacaaatccgcaagctcaGAACTAAGAAAattgcttcagtaaaagtgcTTTGGAGAAATCAAAAGGTTGAAGAGGCTAcatgggaagccgaggaagacatgaagtccaGATATCCCCATCTCTTTGAAGAGCAAAAGGAAAATGTGGAAGGTAATTAA